The Glycine soja cultivar W05 chromosome 3, ASM419377v2, whole genome shotgun sequence genome window below encodes:
- the LOC114407289 gene encoding ABC transporter G family member 22-like isoform X1, which produces MENASTSSSLARTKSDQLAVETVATTAEKSPPSAEGGGALSRKSSWRMTAAPSPGGGGGGRNTYIRKARSAQLKVEVDEVGSGVALSRASSASLGLSFSFTGFTLPPDEIADSKPFSDDDIPEDIEAGTPKPKFQTEPTLPIYLKFTDVTYKLVMKGITTTKEKDILKGITGSVNPGEVLALMGPSGSGKTSLLNLLGGRLIQCTIGGSITYNDQPYSKFLKSRIGFVTQDDVLFPHLTVKETLTYAALLRLPNTLRKEQKEKRALEVIEELGLERCQDTMIGGSYVRGISGGERKRVCIGNEIIINPSLLFLDEPTSGLDSTTALRIVQMLQDIAEAGKTVVTTIHQPSSRLFHKFDKLILLGKGSLLYFGKASDAMDYFQFIGCAPLIAMNPAEFLLDLANGNVNDISVPSELKDKVQMGNAEAETSNGKPSASVVQEYLVEAYDSRVAEIEKTKLMIPVPLDEELKSKVCSCKRQWGASWFEQFSILFSRGFRERRHDYFSWLRITQVLATAVILGLLWWQSDAKTPKGLQDQAGLLFFIAVFWGFFPVFTAIFTFPQERAMLTKERTTDMYRLSAYFVARTTSDLLLDLVLPVFFLLVVYFMANLRLGSGRFFFSILTVFLCIIAAQGLGLAIGATLMDLKRATTLASVTVMTFMLAGGFFVKKVPIFISWIRYISFNYHTYKLLLKVQYEHITPTIDGIRIDSGFTEVAALTAMVFGYRLLAYLSLRRMKLLAGN; this is translated from the exons ATGGAAAATGCAAGTACGTCGTCTAGCTTAGCGAGAACGAAATCGGATCAGCTAGCAGTGGAGACGGTGGCAACGACAGCTGAGAAGTCGCCACCGTCGGCGGAGGGCGGTGGAGCCCTGTCAAGGAAATCGAGCTGGAGGATGACGGCGGCGCCATCGCCGGGTGGCGGCGGTGGTGGGAGAAACACATACATAAGGAAGGCAAGGAGCGCTCAGTTGAAGGTTGAGGTGGACGAGGTTGGCAGCGGCGTGGCTCTTAGCCGAGCTTCCAGCGCCAGCTTGGGCCTCTCATTCTCCTTCACCGGCTTCACTCTCCCTCCTGATGAAATCGCCGATTCCAAACCATTCAGCGACGATGATATCC CGGAGGATATTGAAGCTGGAACTCCTAAGCCAAAGTTTCAGACGGAACCTACTCTGCCAATATATCTAAAg TTCACAGATGTAACCTACAAGTTAGTGATGAAAGGCATAACTACAACTAAGGAGAAGGATATCTTGAAGGGGATCACTGGTTCTGTAAATCCTGGGGAAGTTTTAGCATTGATGGGTCCTTCAGGAAGTGGAAAGACATCTTTGTTAAATCTGCTAGGAGGAAGGTTGATTCAATGCACAATTGGTGGCTCTATCACTTACAATGATCAACCTTATTCCAAGTTCCTAAAGAGCAG GATTGGATTCGTGACACAAGATGATGTTCTGTTTCCTCACCTTACTGTAAAAGAAACATTGACTTATGCAGCCCTCCTAAGATTGCCAAATACATTAAGGAAAGAGCAAAAGGAAAAACGAGCTTTAGAAGTCATTGAAGAGCTGGGATTGGAGAG GTGCCAAGACACTATGATAGGAGGTTCCTATGTTCGAGGAATATCTGGTGGAGAGAGGAAGCGAGTTTGTATTGGCAATGAGATCATAATCAACCCTTCACTTCTGTTTCTTGATGAACCAACTTCTGGTTTGGATTCTACAACAGCCTTGAGGATAGTTCAGATGCTACAAGACATAGCAGAG GCTGGTAAAACCGTAGTGACAACAATCCATCAACCGTCAAGCAGACTCTTTCATAAATTTGATAAGTTGATCCTTCTAGGAAAAGGGAGCTTGCTTTACTTTGGAAAAGCATCTGATGCCATGGACTATTTCCAGTTTATAGGGTGTGCACCTCTTATTGCCATGAACCCAGCAGAGTTTTTATTAGACCTTGCAAATGGAAACGTAAATGATATTTCTGTGCCATCAGAGTTAAAGGATAAAGTGCAGATGGGAAATGCTGAAGCTGAAACATCCAATGGGAAACCATCAGCTTCAGTTGTACAAGAG TATCTGGTGGAGGCATATGATTCTCGAGTTGCAGAAATAGAGAAGACAAAGCTAATGATTCCTGTCCCCCTTGATGAAGAACTGAAGTCTAAGGTTTGTTCTTGTAAAAGACAGTGGGGAGCAAGTTGGTTTGAGCAATTTTCCATATTATTTTCTAGAGGATTCAGAGAACGGAGGCATGACTACTTTAGCTGGTTGAGAATCACCCAAGTTCTAGCCACTGCAGTCATCTTAGGATTACTCTGGTGGCAATCAGATGCTAAAACACCAAAAGGTTTGCAAGACCAG GCAGGACTGCTTTTCTTTATTGCTGTGTTTTGGGGATTCTTTCCTGTCTTCACTGCTATATTCACATTTCCTCAAGAGAGAGCTATGCTGACTAAGGAACGAACAACCGATATGTACAGACTAAGTGCATATTTCGTGGCCAGAACTACAAGTGACCTTCTACTAGACCTGGTGCTACCAGTGTTTTTCCTCCTTGTTGTTTATTTCATGGCCAATTTGAGACTCGGTTCAGGGCGTTTTTTCTTTAGTATTCTTACCGTTTTTCTCTGCATCATAGCAGCTCAG GGTCTTGGACTTGCTATTGGGGCTACACTAATGGACTTAAAAAGGGCAACAACTTTGGCTTCAGTAACTGTGATGACTTTCATGCTGGCTGGAGGTTTTTTTGTGAAG AAAGTCCCCATATTTATATCATGGATTCGCTACATATCTTTCAACTACCATACGTATAAACTTTTGCTCAAGGTTCAATATGAACACATTACACCTACCATTGATGGGATCAGAATTGACAGTGGATTCACAGAGGTTGCTGCTCTGACAGCCATGGTTTTTGGTTACCGTTTATTGGCATATCTTTCTTTGCGGCGGATGAAACTTCTAGCtggaaattaa
- the LOC114407289 gene encoding ABC transporter G family member 22-like isoform X2, with translation MLHGYQYSMFTDVTYKLVMKGITTTKEKDILKGITGSVNPGEVLALMGPSGSGKTSLLNLLGGRLIQCTIGGSITYNDQPYSKFLKSRIGFVTQDDVLFPHLTVKETLTYAALLRLPNTLRKEQKEKRALEVIEELGLERCQDTMIGGSYVRGISGGERKRVCIGNEIIINPSLLFLDEPTSGLDSTTALRIVQMLQDIAEAGKTVVTTIHQPSSRLFHKFDKLILLGKGSLLYFGKASDAMDYFQFIGCAPLIAMNPAEFLLDLANGNVNDISVPSELKDKVQMGNAEAETSNGKPSASVVQEYLVEAYDSRVAEIEKTKLMIPVPLDEELKSKVCSCKRQWGASWFEQFSILFSRGFRERRHDYFSWLRITQVLATAVILGLLWWQSDAKTPKGLQDQAGLLFFIAVFWGFFPVFTAIFTFPQERAMLTKERTTDMYRLSAYFVARTTSDLLLDLVLPVFFLLVVYFMANLRLGSGRFFFSILTVFLCIIAAQGLGLAIGATLMDLKRATTLASVTVMTFMLAGGFFVKKVPIFISWIRYISFNYHTYKLLLKVQYEHITPTIDGIRIDSGFTEVAALTAMVFGYRLLAYLSLRRMKLLAGN, from the exons ATGTTACATGGCTATCAATATAGCATG TTCACAGATGTAACCTACAAGTTAGTGATGAAAGGCATAACTACAACTAAGGAGAAGGATATCTTGAAGGGGATCACTGGTTCTGTAAATCCTGGGGAAGTTTTAGCATTGATGGGTCCTTCAGGAAGTGGAAAGACATCTTTGTTAAATCTGCTAGGAGGAAGGTTGATTCAATGCACAATTGGTGGCTCTATCACTTACAATGATCAACCTTATTCCAAGTTCCTAAAGAGCAG GATTGGATTCGTGACACAAGATGATGTTCTGTTTCCTCACCTTACTGTAAAAGAAACATTGACTTATGCAGCCCTCCTAAGATTGCCAAATACATTAAGGAAAGAGCAAAAGGAAAAACGAGCTTTAGAAGTCATTGAAGAGCTGGGATTGGAGAG GTGCCAAGACACTATGATAGGAGGTTCCTATGTTCGAGGAATATCTGGTGGAGAGAGGAAGCGAGTTTGTATTGGCAATGAGATCATAATCAACCCTTCACTTCTGTTTCTTGATGAACCAACTTCTGGTTTGGATTCTACAACAGCCTTGAGGATAGTTCAGATGCTACAAGACATAGCAGAG GCTGGTAAAACCGTAGTGACAACAATCCATCAACCGTCAAGCAGACTCTTTCATAAATTTGATAAGTTGATCCTTCTAGGAAAAGGGAGCTTGCTTTACTTTGGAAAAGCATCTGATGCCATGGACTATTTCCAGTTTATAGGGTGTGCACCTCTTATTGCCATGAACCCAGCAGAGTTTTTATTAGACCTTGCAAATGGAAACGTAAATGATATTTCTGTGCCATCAGAGTTAAAGGATAAAGTGCAGATGGGAAATGCTGAAGCTGAAACATCCAATGGGAAACCATCAGCTTCAGTTGTACAAGAG TATCTGGTGGAGGCATATGATTCTCGAGTTGCAGAAATAGAGAAGACAAAGCTAATGATTCCTGTCCCCCTTGATGAAGAACTGAAGTCTAAGGTTTGTTCTTGTAAAAGACAGTGGGGAGCAAGTTGGTTTGAGCAATTTTCCATATTATTTTCTAGAGGATTCAGAGAACGGAGGCATGACTACTTTAGCTGGTTGAGAATCACCCAAGTTCTAGCCACTGCAGTCATCTTAGGATTACTCTGGTGGCAATCAGATGCTAAAACACCAAAAGGTTTGCAAGACCAG GCAGGACTGCTTTTCTTTATTGCTGTGTTTTGGGGATTCTTTCCTGTCTTCACTGCTATATTCACATTTCCTCAAGAGAGAGCTATGCTGACTAAGGAACGAACAACCGATATGTACAGACTAAGTGCATATTTCGTGGCCAGAACTACAAGTGACCTTCTACTAGACCTGGTGCTACCAGTGTTTTTCCTCCTTGTTGTTTATTTCATGGCCAATTTGAGACTCGGTTCAGGGCGTTTTTTCTTTAGTATTCTTACCGTTTTTCTCTGCATCATAGCAGCTCAG GGTCTTGGACTTGCTATTGGGGCTACACTAATGGACTTAAAAAGGGCAACAACTTTGGCTTCAGTAACTGTGATGACTTTCATGCTGGCTGGAGGTTTTTTTGTGAAG AAAGTCCCCATATTTATATCATGGATTCGCTACATATCTTTCAACTACCATACGTATAAACTTTTGCTCAAGGTTCAATATGAACACATTACACCTACCATTGATGGGATCAGAATTGACAGTGGATTCACAGAGGTTGCTGCTCTGACAGCCATGGTTTTTGGTTACCGTTTATTGGCATATCTTTCTTTGCGGCGGATGAAACTTCTAGCtggaaattaa
- the LOC114405309 gene encoding GATA transcription factor 9-like, producing the protein MTLSRRRHELSFLTLESSSSTDTLPPFASNDTLQNSPFLHSKTPHLGKARSKRSRAASGDWSTRLELVKSPQANKREGMNVECFGCKCLHCGTEKTPQWRTGSMGPKTLCNMFDMRFKSRRLVPEYCPTASPTFMSTKHLNSHRKVLELRWQKEMQR; encoded by the coding sequence ATGACTCTCTCTCGGCGACGTCACGAGCTATCATTTTTGACGTTGGAGTCCTCCTCCTCCACCGACACGCTTCCGCCGTTCGCCTCTAACGACACCTTGCAAAACTCACCGTTTCTCCACTCAAAAACTCCTCACCTAGGGAAGGCACGTAGCAAGCGCTCACGCGCAGCATCGGGGGACTGGTCCACGCGCCTAGAGCTGGTGAAGTCGCCGCAGGCGAATAAGAGAGAGGGAATGAATGTGGAGTGTTTCGGATGCAAATGCCTTCACTGTGGCACAGAGAAGACGCCGCAGTGGCGAACGGGATCAATGGGACCGAAAACTCTATGCAACATGTTCGACATGAGGTTCAAGTCCAGGAGGCTGGTGCCAGAATACTGCCCGACAGCGAGTCCAACGTTCATGTCAACGAAGCATTTGAATTCGCATCGAAAGGTTTTGGAGCTCAGGTGGCAGAAGGAGATGCAGCGATAA
- the LOC114407289 gene encoding ABC transporter G family member 22-like isoform X3 has protein sequence MKGITTTKEKDILKGITGSVNPGEVLALMGPSGSGKTSLLNLLGGRLIQCTIGGSITYNDQPYSKFLKSRIGFVTQDDVLFPHLTVKETLTYAALLRLPNTLRKEQKEKRALEVIEELGLERCQDTMIGGSYVRGISGGERKRVCIGNEIIINPSLLFLDEPTSGLDSTTALRIVQMLQDIAEAGKTVVTTIHQPSSRLFHKFDKLILLGKGSLLYFGKASDAMDYFQFIGCAPLIAMNPAEFLLDLANGNVNDISVPSELKDKVQMGNAEAETSNGKPSASVVQEYLVEAYDSRVAEIEKTKLMIPVPLDEELKSKVCSCKRQWGASWFEQFSILFSRGFRERRHDYFSWLRITQVLATAVILGLLWWQSDAKTPKGLQDQAGLLFFIAVFWGFFPVFTAIFTFPQERAMLTKERTTDMYRLSAYFVARTTSDLLLDLVLPVFFLLVVYFMANLRLGSGRFFFSILTVFLCIIAAQGLGLAIGATLMDLKRATTLASVTVMTFMLAGGFFVKKVPIFISWIRYISFNYHTYKLLLKVQYEHITPTIDGIRIDSGFTEVAALTAMVFGYRLLAYLSLRRMKLLAGN, from the exons ATGAAAGGCATAACTACAACTAAGGAGAAGGATATCTTGAAGGGGATCACTGGTTCTGTAAATCCTGGGGAAGTTTTAGCATTGATGGGTCCTTCAGGAAGTGGAAAGACATCTTTGTTAAATCTGCTAGGAGGAAGGTTGATTCAATGCACAATTGGTGGCTCTATCACTTACAATGATCAACCTTATTCCAAGTTCCTAAAGAGCAG GATTGGATTCGTGACACAAGATGATGTTCTGTTTCCTCACCTTACTGTAAAAGAAACATTGACTTATGCAGCCCTCCTAAGATTGCCAAATACATTAAGGAAAGAGCAAAAGGAAAAACGAGCTTTAGAAGTCATTGAAGAGCTGGGATTGGAGAG GTGCCAAGACACTATGATAGGAGGTTCCTATGTTCGAGGAATATCTGGTGGAGAGAGGAAGCGAGTTTGTATTGGCAATGAGATCATAATCAACCCTTCACTTCTGTTTCTTGATGAACCAACTTCTGGTTTGGATTCTACAACAGCCTTGAGGATAGTTCAGATGCTACAAGACATAGCAGAG GCTGGTAAAACCGTAGTGACAACAATCCATCAACCGTCAAGCAGACTCTTTCATAAATTTGATAAGTTGATCCTTCTAGGAAAAGGGAGCTTGCTTTACTTTGGAAAAGCATCTGATGCCATGGACTATTTCCAGTTTATAGGGTGTGCACCTCTTATTGCCATGAACCCAGCAGAGTTTTTATTAGACCTTGCAAATGGAAACGTAAATGATATTTCTGTGCCATCAGAGTTAAAGGATAAAGTGCAGATGGGAAATGCTGAAGCTGAAACATCCAATGGGAAACCATCAGCTTCAGTTGTACAAGAG TATCTGGTGGAGGCATATGATTCTCGAGTTGCAGAAATAGAGAAGACAAAGCTAATGATTCCTGTCCCCCTTGATGAAGAACTGAAGTCTAAGGTTTGTTCTTGTAAAAGACAGTGGGGAGCAAGTTGGTTTGAGCAATTTTCCATATTATTTTCTAGAGGATTCAGAGAACGGAGGCATGACTACTTTAGCTGGTTGAGAATCACCCAAGTTCTAGCCACTGCAGTCATCTTAGGATTACTCTGGTGGCAATCAGATGCTAAAACACCAAAAGGTTTGCAAGACCAG GCAGGACTGCTTTTCTTTATTGCTGTGTTTTGGGGATTCTTTCCTGTCTTCACTGCTATATTCACATTTCCTCAAGAGAGAGCTATGCTGACTAAGGAACGAACAACCGATATGTACAGACTAAGTGCATATTTCGTGGCCAGAACTACAAGTGACCTTCTACTAGACCTGGTGCTACCAGTGTTTTTCCTCCTTGTTGTTTATTTCATGGCCAATTTGAGACTCGGTTCAGGGCGTTTTTTCTTTAGTATTCTTACCGTTTTTCTCTGCATCATAGCAGCTCAG GGTCTTGGACTTGCTATTGGGGCTACACTAATGGACTTAAAAAGGGCAACAACTTTGGCTTCAGTAACTGTGATGACTTTCATGCTGGCTGGAGGTTTTTTTGTGAAG AAAGTCCCCATATTTATATCATGGATTCGCTACATATCTTTCAACTACCATACGTATAAACTTTTGCTCAAGGTTCAATATGAACACATTACACCTACCATTGATGGGATCAGAATTGACAGTGGATTCACAGAGGTTGCTGCTCTGACAGCCATGGTTTTTGGTTACCGTTTATTGGCATATCTTTCTTTGCGGCGGATGAAACTTCTAGCtggaaattaa
- the LOC114407288 gene encoding cell division cycle 20.2, cofactor of APC complex-like codes for MDVGSWSSSPSKIKSRFSFQDRLFRRKNSQENLDRFIPNRSAMDFDYAHYMLTEGNKKGKEKENPVVTSPSREAYQKQLAEAFNMNRTRILAFKNKPRTPVELIPSSILNPPPPPPNSSKPRRYIPQSSEKTLDAPDILDDYYLNLLDWGSGDVLSIALGNTVYLWNASDSSTAELVTVDEEDGPVTSVAWAPDGRHVAIGLNNSHVQLWDSHASRLLRTLKGGHQARVGSLSWNNHILTTGGMDGRIVNNDVRVRHHIVESYRGHQQEICGLRWSPSGQQLASGGNDNVIHIWDRTMVSSNSPTHWLHRFEEHRAAVKALAWCPFQANLLASGGGGGDHCIKFWNTHTGACLNSVDTGSQVCALLWSKNERELLSSHGFTQNQLALWKYPSMLKMAELKGHTSRVLYMAQSPNGCTVASAAGDETLRFWNVFGTPQASKPAPTASTDPFAHVNRIR; via the exons ATGGACGTGGGATCGTGGAGTTCTTCTCCCTCCAAGATCAAGTCCCGATTCTCCTTCCAAGATCGCCTCTTCCGCAGAAAGAATTCTCAGGAAAAT TTGGACAGGTTTATTCCTAATCGCTCTGCGATGGACTTCGATTACGCGCACTACATGCTCACAGAGGGGAATAAGAAGGGCAAAGAGAAAGAGAACCCTGTGGTGACATCACCGTCCCGAGAAGCATACCAGAAGCAACTCGCTGAGGCTTTCAACATGAATCGTACTCGAATCTTGGCGTTTAAGAACAAACCCCGAACGCCGGTTGAACTCATTCCCAGTTCCATCCTAaaccctcctcctcctcctcctaatTCCTCTAAGCCAAGACGGTACATTCCTCAG AGTTCGGAGAAGACGCTGGATGCTCCCGATATACTGGATGATTATTATTTGAATCTGTTGGACTGGGGCAGCGGCGATGTTCTGAGCATTGCCCTTGGAAACACGGTGTATCTATGGAATGCCTCTGATAGCTCCACTGCTGAACTTGTCACTGTGGATGAGGAAGATGGACCGGTTACAAGTGTTGCCTGGGCCCCCGATGGACGCCATGTAGCCATTGGTTTGAACAACTCTCATGTTCAGCTCTGGGATTCTCATGCTTCTAGGCTG CTAAGAACACTGAAGGGTGGACACCAAGCACGAGTGGGTTCACTGTCTTGGAACAATCATATCCTCACAACAGGAGGGATGGATGGTAGGATTGTTAACAACGATGTTCGAGTGAGGCATCACATTGTTGAATCTTACAGGGGACATCAACAGGAAATCTGTGGGCTCAGGTGGTCTCCCTCGGGACAACAATTGGCGAGTGGTGGCAACGATAATGTTATTCACATATGGGACAGGACTATGGTTTCTTCAAATTCACCGACCCATTGGCTTCACAGGTTTGAGGAGCATAGAGCTGCCGTGAAGGCACTAGCTTGGTGTCCATTCCAGGCAAATCTCCTAGCTTCTGGTGGAGGTGGGGGTGATCACTGCATTAAGTTCTGGAACACTCATACAGGGGCGTGCTTGAACTCTGTTGACACAGGCTCACAAGTGTGCGCTCTGCTGTGGAGCAAGAATGAGCGTGAGTTGCTTAGCTCTCATGGTTTCACCCAGAACCAGCTCGCTCTTTGGAAATACCCTTCAATGCTGAAGATGGCAGAGCTCAAGGGTCATACCTCCAGGGTGTTGTATATGGCACAAAGTCCAAACGGGTGTACTGTGGCCTCTGCAGCAGGGGACGAGACACTGAGATTTTGGAATGTCTTTGGGACTCCACAGGCTTCCAAACCTGCACCAACAGCTAGCACTGATCCATTTGCTCATGTGAACCGTATTCGTTGA